A part of Streptococcus porcinus genomic DNA contains:
- a CDS encoding metal ABC transporter substrate-binding protein: MKKIFLTFFLLVTLFATSACQKAVKPSSSQHGLSIVTSFYPIYAMTKEVSGDLNDVRMIQSGAGIHSFEPSANDVAAIYDADLFIYHSHTLESWADDLDFNLKKTKATAFEASKSLTLDRVNGLEDVEVKEGIDPATLYDPHTWTDPVLAGEEALNIGKKLSQIDPDNSEYYTKNAKSFKQKADQLAEEYHKKFKSVKAKNFVTQHTAFSYLAKRFGLKQLGISGISPDQEPSPRQLTEIQAFIKEYKVKTIFAEDNVSPKIAHTIAKATKAKVKTLSPLESAPRGDKSYLENLRKNMEVLYQNLK; encoded by the coding sequence ATGAAAAAAATATTTTTGACTTTTTTTCTGTTAGTTACTTTGTTTGCAACTTCTGCTTGTCAGAAGGCAGTAAAGCCTAGTTCTAGTCAGCATGGACTATCTATTGTGACAAGTTTCTACCCGATATATGCTATGACAAAAGAGGTCTCAGGTGACTTAAATGACGTGAGGATGATTCAGTCTGGTGCTGGGATTCATTCCTTTGAACCCTCAGCTAATGATGTAGCAGCTATATACGATGCAGATTTATTTATTTATCATTCACATACTTTGGAATCTTGGGCAGATGATCTGGATTTTAATCTGAAGAAAACGAAAGCTACTGCGTTTGAAGCTTCAAAATCATTAACTTTAGATAGAGTTAATGGATTAGAGGATGTTGAAGTCAAAGAGGGAATTGACCCAGCAACCTTATATGATCCTCATACTTGGACAGACCCTGTTTTAGCTGGAGAAGAAGCACTGAATATTGGAAAAAAATTGAGTCAAATAGATCCGGATAATTCAGAATACTATACTAAAAATGCTAAGTCATTTAAGCAGAAAGCAGATCAATTAGCTGAGGAGTATCATAAGAAATTCAAATCAGTAAAGGCTAAGAATTTTGTAACTCAGCATACAGCCTTCTCTTATTTAGCAAAACGTTTTGGATTAAAACAATTAGGCATTTCAGGGATTTCCCCAGATCAAGAGCCATCACCACGTCAACTAACTGAGATTCAAGCATTTATTAAAGAGTATAAAGTGAAGACTATTTTTGCTGAGGACAATGTTAGTCCGAAGATTGCTCATACTATTGCTAAAGCAACTAAAGCTAAAGTTAAAACTTTGAGTCCGTTGG